From Paenibacillus sp. PK3_47, the proteins below share one genomic window:
- a CDS encoding LysR family transcriptional regulator — protein MSISKYEVFLKVVELGSLTKAADVLGFTQSGISHTLSSLESEFGFPLLLRNRSGVKLTVNGEQVLQPIREILKWNEQLKQQVADIHGLETGTITIGTFTSVSVHWLPGMIKQFRQEYPYIDFKLMEGGYLEIEQWIEAGVIDCGFISLPTREKFEVIPLKQDRMLAILAKDHPLSEAPFMPLAQIAYEDFIIPKPGSDYDVRRVLERAGIKPNIKFSAGDDYAIIAMVENGLGISILPELVITRQKHNVAMLELEERSFRSLGIAVNDMKYASPATKRFLKYVQTWLKEQ, from the coding sequence TTGAGTATCAGCAAATATGAGGTATTTTTAAAGGTGGTGGAGCTGGGAAGCCTGACCAAAGCAGCCGATGTGCTGGGCTTCACCCAGTCGGGAATCAGCCATACGCTCAGCAGCCTGGAATCGGAATTCGGATTCCCGCTGCTGCTGCGCAACCGCTCCGGCGTCAAGTTGACAGTGAACGGGGAGCAGGTGCTCCAGCCGATCCGGGAGATTCTGAAATGGAATGAGCAGCTTAAACAGCAGGTTGCCGATATACACGGACTGGAGACGGGAACGATTACAATCGGCACCTTCACCAGCGTGTCTGTGCACTGGCTTCCGGGCATGATCAAGCAGTTCCGCCAGGAGTATCCGTATATTGATTTTAAGCTTATGGAAGGCGGTTATCTGGAAATTGAGCAGTGGATTGAGGCCGGAGTCATTGATTGCGGTTTTATCTCGCTGCCGACCCGGGAGAAGTTCGAAGTGATCCCGCTGAAGCAGGACCGGATGCTTGCCATCCTTGCCAAGGATCACCCTTTGAGCGAGGCTCCCTTTATGCCTCTGGCCCAAATTGCGTATGAGGACTTCATTATTCCAAAACCCGGCTCTGACTATGATGTCAGACGTGTGCTGGAACGGGCGGGCATCAAGCCTAATATCAAATTTTCGGCTGGAGATGATTATGCGATCATTGCAATGGTGGAGAACGGTCTGGGCATCAGCATTTTGCCTGAGCTGGTAATCACGCGCCAAAAGCATAATGTGGCGATGCTGGAGCTGGAAGAGCGGAGCTTCAGGTCCCTGGGAATTGCCGTCAACGATATGAAATATGCTTCCCCGGCGACAAAGCGTTTTTTGAAATATGTACAGACCTGGCTGAAAGAACAGTAA
- a CDS encoding DUF1349 domain-containing protein — protein sequence MEQKDFEEYEWLNKGDFRFEADKLILTAPAKTDYFCPGGSIGEEGVIPEGLANAPFFYTEIPGDFVLKVKVSHDFLETYDAAAIMVMKDLKVWAKACFELTDFDTKAVVSVVTNQISDDANGCNIDGNEVWLQVARYGNSFAFHYSLDGKKYDMMRYFSLPVEDTVKVGIVAQAPTGQGGDRVFQNLSVEKKTVKNLRTGA from the coding sequence ATGGAACAAAAGGATTTTGAAGAGTATGAGTGGCTTAATAAAGGGGATTTCAGGTTTGAAGCGGACAAATTAATCCTAACCGCGCCTGCAAAAACAGATTACTTCTGTCCCGGCGGTTCCATCGGAGAAGAAGGTGTGATTCCGGAAGGTTTAGCCAATGCGCCGTTTTTTTATACGGAAATACCGGGAGATTTCGTGCTGAAAGTAAAGGTGAGCCATGACTTTCTGGAAACCTACGATGCGGCTGCCATTATGGTTATGAAGGATTTGAAGGTATGGGCAAAAGCCTGTTTTGAACTTACAGATTTTGATACGAAGGCTGTTGTCAGTGTGGTGACGAACCAGATATCGGATGATGCAAACGGCTGTAATATTGATGGCAATGAAGTATGGCTGCAGGTTGCAAGGTACGGCAATTCCTTTGCTTTTCATTATTCGTTAGACGGCAAAAAGTATGATATGATGCGCTATTTCAGCCTTCCGGTAGAGGATACAGTTAAGGTGGGAATTGTAGCACAGGCGCCTACGGGTCAAGGCGGGGATCGGGTGTTTCAGAATTTATCAGTAGAAAAGAAGACCGTGAAAAATTTGAGAACGGGAGCCTAA
- a CDS encoding helix-turn-helix domain-containing protein — protein sequence MGYIDDFQETIDYIEENLTGRISIEECAKNSGFSKFHFHRLFGIHLGVTFMEYVRKRRLAYAMLDVIKGRRILDIALDYGYSSERTFSRAFQQEFGQLPGSCRSVKYVLPPKPVLKEQINLLRGGVQMDYLSEVRIEKIDTMDVVSGVRISNNPEEEVVNFVTEWAKKSGVNPGARKFGFDIPLAGEEQETGLRGYEYWVTVEEQVFPLTAGLTCKHIKGCNYAVLRVTEPYINPFERIPLGWKKLAGWVNSRGYKTSCDQERFWLEEELVMGGSVYMDLYFPIE from the coding sequence GTGGGTTATATAGATGATTTCCAGGAAACTATTGATTACATTGAAGAAAATTTAACCGGTCGCATTAGTATTGAGGAGTGTGCAAAAAATTCGGGATTTTCCAAATTTCATTTTCACCGGCTCTTCGGCATCCATCTTGGCGTCACCTTCATGGAGTATGTCCGCAAAAGAAGGTTAGCTTATGCGATGCTTGATGTCATTAAAGGAAGAAGGATTCTGGATATCGCACTGGACTACGGCTATAGCTCAGAGAGGACGTTCAGTAGAGCATTCCAGCAGGAGTTCGGCCAATTGCCCGGCAGCTGCAGAAGTGTGAAATATGTTTTACCCCCTAAACCTGTGTTAAAAGAACAGATTAACTTGTTACGTGGAGGAGTTCAAATGGACTATTTAAGTGAAGTGAGGATTGAGAAAATCGACACAATGGATGTAGTGAGCGGGGTTAGGATCAGCAATAATCCTGAGGAAGAAGTAGTTAACTTTGTCACTGAATGGGCCAAGAAGTCCGGAGTGAATCCCGGGGCCAGAAAATTCGGGTTTGATATTCCCCTTGCCGGCGAAGAGCAGGAGACAGGCTTGCGTGGTTATGAGTATTGGGTAACTGTGGAGGAACAAGTCTTTCCCCTGACAGCAGGTCTTACGTGTAAACATATTAAAGGATGTAATTATGCAGTGCTGCGGGTTACCGAACCCTATATCAATCCGTTTGAGCGCATTCCCTTGGGCTGGAAAAAGCTTGCCGGCTGGGTGAACAGCAGAGGCTATAAAACCTCGTGTGACCAGGAGCGCTTTTGGCTTGAGGAAGAACTTGTTATGGGCGGTTCTGTATATATGGATTTATATTTTCCTATTGAATAG
- a CDS encoding DHA2 family efflux MFS transporter permease subunit, whose translation MQGQQQTGQKKFKVLPILVSLLLAGFIGMFSETALNVALSDLMIILDITPATAQWLTTAYLLTLGILVPISGLLLQWFTTRQLFVTAVSFSIVGTFLAAMAPTFEFLLLARVVQAMGTALLLPLMFNTILVIIPPEKRGGAMGLIGLVIMVAPAIGPTIAGLLIESLSWHWIFWLSLPFLVAALICGILFMQNVSEVTKPKIDALSILLSSLGFGGIVFGFSSAGEEGGWESTKVIVAIAVGVIALILFVIRQMTMKQPMINLRAFKFPMFTVGVLMVFICMMVILSSMLILPMYLQQGQGYSAFKAGLLLLPGGIINGLMSPIMGRLFDKYGPKWLVIPGLIIVAVTLWFFSSITAASTVAFIIVLHSTLMIGVSMIMMPAQTNGINQLPMQYYPDGTAIMNTLQQVAGAIGTALAVSIMTSGTKSYMETVTNPADPANAVQAFTHGVQNAFIFGMIVAIIGLVVSFFIKRVVVQHKAPTAMH comes from the coding sequence ATGCAAGGACAGCAACAAACCGGGCAAAAGAAATTTAAAGTATTGCCGATTCTCGTATCCCTGCTTCTGGCAGGTTTTATCGGGATGTTCAGTGAGACGGCGCTGAATGTAGCACTTAGTGATCTTATGATTATTCTGGATATTACACCAGCTACAGCACAATGGCTGACCACAGCTTATCTGCTGACACTTGGTATTCTTGTACCGATTTCCGGTCTGTTGCTTCAATGGTTTACCACAAGACAGCTGTTCGTGACTGCCGTATCCTTCTCCATTGTGGGTACATTCCTGGCAGCGATGGCACCGACGTTTGAATTTTTGCTGCTGGCCCGTGTCGTTCAAGCAATGGGTACAGCCCTGCTTCTGCCGCTGATGTTCAATACGATCCTGGTCATCATCCCGCCTGAAAAAAGAGGGGGCGCAATGGGTCTGATCGGTCTGGTTATCATGGTTGCACCTGCAATCGGGCCGACGATTGCCGGACTGCTTATTGAGAGCCTCAGCTGGCACTGGATCTTCTGGCTGTCACTGCCATTCCTGGTTGCGGCACTGATCTGCGGAATTCTGTTCATGCAAAATGTCTCGGAAGTCACCAAGCCGAAGATTGACGCACTGTCGATTCTGCTATCCTCGCTCGGCTTTGGCGGTATTGTGTTCGGATTCAGCAGTGCCGGGGAAGAAGGCGGCTGGGAGAGCACAAAGGTTATTGTTGCCATTGCTGTCGGCGTAATTGCACTCATCCTGTTTGTCATCCGTCAGATGACAATGAAGCAGCCGATGATCAACCTGCGCGCGTTCAAATTCCCGATGTTCACAGTAGGCGTTCTGATGGTCTTCATCTGTATGATGGTCATCCTGTCCTCGATGCTGATTCTTCCGATGTATCTGCAGCAGGGCCAAGGCTACTCAGCCTTCAAAGCAGGTCTGCTGCTTCTGCCCGGCGGAATCATTAACGGACTGATGTCACCGATTATGGGCCGCCTGTTTGATAAATACGGTCCAAAATGGCTTGTGATCCCGGGTCTGATTATTGTCGCAGTAACACTCTGGTTCTTCTCCAGTATCACTGCCGCATCTACCGTCGCCTTCATTATTGTGCTGCACAGCACACTGATGATCGGGGTATCGATGATTATGATGCCTGCACAGACGAACGGAATCAACCAATTGCCAATGCAGTACTATCCTGACGGCACGGCGATTATGAATACTTTGCAGCAGGTTGCCGGTGCGATCGGTACCGCGCTGGCTGTAAGTATCATGACTTCCGGCACGAAGAGCTACATGGAGACTGTAACGAACCCTGCGGACCCTGCCAACGCCGTTCAGGCGTTCACGCATGGCGTACAGAATGCTTTTATTTTCGGCATGATCGTGGCCATTATCGGTCTGGTCGTCTCCTTCTTCATCAAACGTGTTGTGGTACAGCATAAAGCTCCGACTGCAATGCATTAA
- a CDS encoding copper amine oxidase N-terminal domain-containing protein, giving the protein MKNKIAAVILSILLLAAGTGIGTAQRADAAGGVGIIMNGQALQTGSSPAYQSGSTVMIPLREAAEVLKYKTSFTSATGTVQLTRVKETIEFKLGSQELVINGKEKQSFTDNAVSRQGRLFVPLSFFSAIGLVTSYDAASNQAEIYSPEVTAGVVTSLLAAGKYEELNKRYLTGAAEQKLTLPQVQQDWEKAALPSGHFLGIKNTTSQQAGKGITIQSVLTFTGAEVMLTLQVDQSGKVTGFTLGAVPASGISTQPVQN; this is encoded by the coding sequence TTGAAGAACAAAATCGCAGCCGTTATCCTAAGTATTCTGTTATTGGCAGCAGGAACGGGGATAGGAACGGCACAGAGGGCTGACGCCGCAGGCGGAGTGGGTATTATTATGAACGGACAGGCGCTTCAGACGGGCAGTTCACCAGCATACCAAAGTGGCAGCACGGTAATGATTCCGCTTCGGGAAGCGGCAGAGGTGCTCAAGTACAAAACTTCCTTTACAAGTGCAACAGGTACAGTTCAACTGACCCGGGTAAAAGAAACGATTGAATTCAAGCTTGGCAGCCAGGAGCTGGTGATTAACGGCAAAGAAAAGCAGTCTTTCACCGACAATGCAGTTTCCAGACAAGGGCGTCTATTCGTACCTTTAAGTTTCTTCAGTGCCATTGGCCTGGTCACCTCATATGATGCGGCCAGCAATCAGGCGGAAATCTACAGTCCGGAAGTTACAGCAGGTGTAGTCACCAGTCTCCTTGCGGCCGGTAAATATGAAGAGCTGAACAAGCGGTATTTGACCGGAGCAGCAGAACAGAAGCTTACACTGCCGCAGGTTCAGCAGGACTGGGAAAAGGCAGCCTTACCTTCAGGCCATTTTCTCGGAATCAAAAATACAACCAGCCAGCAGGCCGGAAAGGGCATCACCATACAAAGTGTGCTGACATTTACCGGTGCGGAAGTGATGCTGACGCTTCAGGTAGATCAGTCCGGCAAAGTTACAGGATTTACGCTGGGTGCAGTACCGGCGAGTGGGATCTCAACTCAGCCAGTGCAGAATTAA
- a CDS encoding DMT family transporter — protein MKPLKAELMLLVVTMFWGSSYLFMKMGLDTLGEFNLIALRFGLAFILAAALFHKRLRRIDARTLKYGALLGFLLLGVFTCITFGLKTTTTSNAGFLVALTVIFVPMIEVLVFKKKTAPPQIFGAVLAITGIGLLTLNASLHIGPGDLLCILSALFYAVQILVTGKAVKTCDTLNLGILQLGFAGGYALVLSAIFETPALPSTLPGWTAILALGILCSACGFIMQPIAQKYTSPARTGLIFALEPVFAAFFGYWFVGEQLSMQGYAGAALVLLGIVASELLGKIPAAPHLPRGLKKRRADL, from the coding sequence ATGAAGCCGCTGAAGGCTGAGCTGATGCTCCTCGTAGTAACCATGTTCTGGGGGTCCTCCTACCTGTTCATGAAGATGGGGTTGGACACACTTGGTGAATTTAATCTGATTGCGCTGCGTTTCGGGCTGGCTTTTATCCTGGCGGCTGCCCTGTTCCATAAACGCCTGCGCCGGATCGATGCCAGAACACTGAAATACGGAGCCCTGCTCGGCTTTTTACTATTAGGTGTATTCACCTGCATTACATTTGGCCTGAAGACAACGACAACCTCCAATGCCGGCTTCCTGGTTGCGCTGACCGTCATTTTTGTGCCCATGATTGAAGTGCTGGTCTTCAAAAAGAAAACCGCACCGCCGCAGATTTTTGGAGCTGTCCTTGCCATAACCGGGATTGGGCTGCTCACCTTGAATGCCTCTCTTCACATCGGGCCGGGTGATCTCCTCTGTATCCTGTCCGCACTGTTCTATGCCGTGCAGATTCTGGTAACAGGAAAAGCGGTCAAAACCTGCGACACATTGAACCTCGGCATTCTTCAGCTTGGCTTTGCCGGCGGTTACGCCCTTGTCTTGTCTGCTATTTTTGAAACACCTGCTCTGCCCTCCACCTTACCAGGCTGGACTGCCATTCTGGCACTGGGTATTCTCTGCAGCGCCTGCGGCTTCATTATGCAGCCAATAGCCCAGAAATACACATCACCGGCCCGCACCGGCCTGATTTTTGCACTGGAGCCTGTATTTGCCGCCTTCTTTGGCTACTGGTTTGTAGGTGAACAGCTGTCCATGCAGGGCTATGCCGGCGCAGCACTTGTGCTGCTGGGTATTGTCGCTTCCGAGCTTTTAGGAAAAATACCTGCCGCTCCCCATTTACCAAGAGGACTTAAGAAACGCCGGGCTGATTTGTAG
- a CDS encoding M15 family metallopeptidase, protein MKVHRWMSRRITGGILLLTLTLSCLLTAGEASASGVTSQKSGAAVQESIPAKKNSLPDGFVYLDEVIPAAQYEIRYYSDHNFIGTRIDGYKAPYAIFTRTAAAALKKVSDELAKKGYMLRIYDAYRPQKAVTHFVTWSQDSSDQKMKKQYYPKLDKRNLFKLGFIAKKSGHSRGSTIDLTLAYQKTGALVDMGSPFDFFGEISYYNTPLISKTQQANRKILKDAMVKHGFKPYAKEWWHFTFIKEPYPKQYFNFNVE, encoded by the coding sequence TTGAAAGTTCACCGCTGGATGAGCAGAAGAATAACAGGCGGTATTCTGCTGCTTACATTAACTTTGTCGTGTCTATTAACAGCAGGAGAGGCTTCTGCTTCAGGTGTAACGAGCCAGAAATCCGGAGCAGCCGTGCAGGAAAGTATACCTGCCAAGAAGAATAGTTTACCTGACGGTTTTGTGTACCTTGATGAAGTGATTCCTGCAGCACAATACGAAATCCGTTACTACAGTGATCATAATTTTATCGGGACAAGGATCGACGGGTACAAGGCGCCATATGCGATTTTTACACGTACAGCTGCGGCTGCACTGAAGAAGGTGAGTGATGAACTGGCGAAAAAGGGATATATGCTGCGCATTTACGATGCCTACCGTCCGCAAAAAGCGGTAACTCATTTTGTAACCTGGTCCCAGGACTCTTCCGATCAAAAAATGAAGAAACAGTATTATCCGAAGCTGGACAAACGTAACCTTTTTAAGCTGGGCTTTATCGCAAAAAAGTCGGGACATTCCCGGGGCAGTACGATCGATTTAACTCTGGCTTATCAAAAAACAGGGGCGTTAGTTGATATGGGCAGCCCGTTTGATTTTTTTGGCGAGATTTCTTACTATAATACCCCTCTGATCAGCAAGACACAGCAGGCTAACCGCAAAATCCTGAAGGATGCTATGGTCAAGCACGGCTTTAAGCCTTACGCCAAAGAGTGGTGGCATTTTACATTTATAAAGGAGCCTTACCCCAAGCAGTATTTCAACTTTAATGTAGAGTAA